In Triticum urartu cultivar G1812 chromosome 6, Tu2.1, whole genome shotgun sequence, the following proteins share a genomic window:
- the LOC125514802 gene encoding separase-like isoform X4: MLVLQNYFMDKISPPIASVLHLYATGLHFSRQQMESEDQPSMSVDFLMNEKDLQTLNNALGTLERIFCVTDGKSSKHDNLGKYSSTLSDARHPNKKHSYSCSQSREHINFLAYLDSLEFVCKILLQPANAVWESFFKEKTVPTSGKMTCVLMALNQFIDSSLFAYSSCTKMSDEEKERLNKTLLRALVSAIKISFVTKEAIQKSLYSINCAISSTWIKLEDFKYLIPSIGNIGVTLYNIGHFEEAPKALELCCQATWAQIRLSYCRLSTRTEGHIIIEDLPKDTLKDIITHAFARIDKMVDTLHRCGSKVIRDIVVKSLSELLAHADTSDYHKSYSVLIKSWVKITLKDFANDQNMDSAPLLYHSLMGYPSPLPKKLIGSILEQELLTYVEMESRATMLCGNMQIRIIDILLNELYCSKEYYLDRSKVLVRKARALRSSGVQNISRCLESLSEAISLLRSILLDSSQGNAIVMHELAIAYCLHAHCAQEANRGGKVIFDNARSAIGLWSKLGTSHHSSPGVIFQQPSETLVPLLCSLVDLLAMKGHFELQFELCKLIITMWKQENLPIEKLLSMLFINRRLNHACCHLPVDQKFVSYVAEYLGVDCRNTLFWRNCFKGDYPSLSMFLQQLLPVEFFSQPCEYSLGNQFGFNASVDGIVKVASSLVSEVPSNNQSTYLAGWLYYDLSERRLSRGQLLQAISYGREALQLRKKLLKNKFKFNLGKFVSKESECSDGQGFVSLEAWGPTMAEIWPDCTRPSSMRDSFLTPWNVLKCYLESILQVALMHELIGDGAEAEVLLRTGKEISCFQGLPIFAVVFTSALGQLYCKRQLWDAAEGELKHARDLLKENGEFISCETCRLTLEISVDVQAGDLFWNQFDKDLQKHSTCNLSRALCMYRSAMEKLNDTSLEFSAGSCGKLNTSCILGNKDCIAETKRGACNRGKKPLAAKDGVLPPCTPCLLFSQAPIDQHNELVGLKSERENMKNAESAPPLDVNVKKTSRTSSRLAKEQNAAAHAKTRTTRSSKRTAHVKSEKDLAELNSENDISGSYKLSTDALVCGKLSCSLDGVYCSRDDICNMFGCWNCLFVNSLNSESIENILQFRKDCIRRRHLVSLLLKTARALGAQGGKHGAHEVHSIYWQCISLLYFRSLPQGCYRTYESHLIGLIMNENTGDFLSLERAEILCSMSFFLLKGFLSEQSRDSCCSFSSVQTADIVSWLLKAFVLSGESPSLLQEVCRLLTCIFLLSTIDSTVQLPLYSKGSLSLNHWAAYFHQASVGTHLNCHYLASLQALPRKTDSKGLVGDFADKIDEVPKFLRFSSADMEHLEKHVSEFFNQLPDVPIVCISMLGGDFVNVLGEALLLPSLFPAWMLLSRFDSTNKPTTMLLPVDSISKEAHNEDSSIKELDNPTRASDKNWKCPWSCTIIDYVAPTFRKLLEDNFRSLSGAIDIPKDGQANTVRWWSDRMKLNNDLNEILESMEKLWLGPWKYLLLGHQSADQHSEAVLENLITGLESEFKLELNPALIKVILGGVTSVDELKECVSQLVSYKAYFGRGGCCGRDRLRAFSCQIDAEALVSLEHLCNGVVNELAEPVERTPVILVLDTEVQMLPWENLPVLRNQEMYRMPSVRSIFLALTRSTDHQKDASVIDPPFPVIDPFNAFYLLNPGGDLISTQEEFDQLFRNYEWKGNAGDAPTAEELVLALRNHDLFLYFGHGSGSQYVSGKEIEKLDNCAAALLMGCSSGTLHCKGAYAPQGTPLSYLFAGSPSVIANLWDVSDKDIDRFSKALLNSWLQENVTAAKNCSKCCPLTQEFESMTIAAKDNGRSRRKGSRSRKQQQTVEMGGSSSCCNCGHRRIASHISEARRACRLPLMIGASPVCYGVPTIIRKK, translated from the exons ATGCTGGTGCTTCAAAACTATTTTATGGACAAG ATTTCCCCGCCCATCGCCTCAGTTCTTCATCTTTATGCTACTGGATTACACTTCAGTAGGCAGCAAATGGAAAGCGAAGATCAGCCCTCTATGTCAGTGGATTTTCTCATGAATGAAAAGGACCTACAAACTTTGAACAATGCACTGGGCACACTAGAACGGATTTTCTGTGTCACTGATGGCAAATCCAGTAAACATGATAATTTGGGTAAATATTCAAGTACACTAAGTGATGCCAGGCATCCCAATAAGAAACACAGTTATAGTTGTTCTCAGTCACGTGAGCATATTAATTTTTTGGCATATTTGGATTCTTTGGAGTTTGTTTGCAAGATACTATTGCAGCCTGCAAATGCAGTTTGGGAGAGCTTCTTCAAAGAAAAAACAGTCCCCACTTCGGGGAAAATGACATGTGTCTTAATGGCACTGAATCAGTTTATTGATTCCAGCCTTTTTGCTTATAG CAGTTGTACCAAAATGTCTGACGAAGAGAAGGAGAGATTAAATAAAACCTTACTGAGGGCCCTAGTGTCAGCAATCAAAATTTCCTTTGTGACCAAAGAGGCTATCCAG AAGAGCTTGTATTCTATCAATTGTGCCATTTCAAGTACATGGATAAAGCTTGAGGATTTCAAATATTTGATCCCTTCAATTGGCAACATCGGCGTGACACTTTATAATATTGGACATTTTGAAGAG GCACCAAAGGCATTAGAACTATGCTGCCAAGCAACATGGGCACAGATCAGACTTTCTTACTGTAGACTATCAACAAGAACGGAAGGTCACATCATAATTGAGGATCTACCGAAGGATACACTGAAGGATATCATTACACATGCATTTGCTAGGATAGACAAGATGGTTGACACTCTCCATAGATGTGGCTCAAAAGTGATACGAGATATTGTTGTGAAGAGCTTGTCTGAATTGTTGGCCCATGCTGACACATCAGATTATCACAAAAGCTATTCGGTTCTGATCAAGTCGTGGGTGAAG ATAACACTTAAGGATTTTGCGAATGACCAAAATATGGATAGTGCCCCACTTCTATATCACTCTCTTATGGGCTACCCATCTCCCTTGCCAAAGAAGTTGATAGGCTCAATCTTAGAGCAG GAATTATTAACATATGTAGAAATGGAATCTCGTGCCACCATGCTCTGCGGAAATATGCAAATAAGAATAATAGATATTCTCTTGAATGAACTTTATTGTTCAAAAGAGTACTATCTGGACAGATCAAAAGTTTTAGTTAGAAAGGCACGTGCACTCCGTTCATCTGGGGTGCAAAACATAAGCAGGTGTCTTGAGTCCTTATCTGAAGCCATATCTTTACTG CGAAGCATCTTACTGGATTCATCTCAAGGGAATGCGATCGTGATGCATGAATTAGCTATTGCATACTGCTTGCATGCACATTGTGCGCAGGAAGCCAATCGTGGCGGCAAG GTAATCTTTGATAATGCTAGGAGTGCCATTGGCTTGTGGTCAAAGTTGGGTACTTCTCATCATTCTTCTCCTGGTGTGATCTTTCAACAGCCATCAGAAACTCTTGTACCACTTCTTTGTTCTCTTGTTGATTTGTTGGCCATGAAG GGTCACTTTGAGCTTCAGTTTGAGCTGTGCAAGCTTATCATAACGATGTGGAAGCAAGAAAATTTACCCATAGAAAAGTTATTATCCATGTTATTTATCAACCGGCGCCTTAATCATGCGTGCTGTCATCTCCCAGTGGACCAGAAATTTGTTTCTTATGTGGCAGAATACCTTGGTGTTGATTGCCGCAATACATTGTTTTGGAGAAACTGTTTCAAAGGAGATTATCCTTCTCTTTCTATGTTTCTTCAGCAGTTGTTGCCTGTTGAATTCTTTTCTCAACCATGTGAATATTCCCTTGGAAATCAGTTTGGTTTCAATGCTAGTGTTGATGGGATTGTTAAAGTTGCATCATCTCTGGTTTCTGAA GTTCCTTCGAATAATCAATCAACCTATCTGGCTGGTTGGCTGTATTATGATTTGTCAGAAAGACGTCTGTCAAGAGGACAACTTCTCCAG GCCATTTCATATGGAAGAGAAGCCCTCCAATTGCGCAAGAAGCTCCTAAAAAATAAGTTCAAATTTAATTTGGGCAAGTTTGTAAGCAAGGAAAGCGAATGTTCTGATGGGCAAGGCTTTGTTTCACTTGAAGCATGGGGACCAACAATGGCTGAAATTTGGCCAGATTGCACCAGGCCAAGCAGCATGAGAGATTCTTTCCTTACCCCATGGAATGTACTTAAATGTTACCTTGAAAGCATATTACAG GTTGCTCTGATGCATGAGTTGATTGGTGATGGCGCCGAAGCAGAAGTTCTATTACGGACAGGAAAGGAGATATCATGTTTCCAAGGATTGCCAATTTTTGCTGTTGTTTTTACATCAGCGTTAG GTCAACTATACTGCAAGAGACAGCTGTGGGATGCTGCAGAGGGTGAGCTTAAACATGCTAGGGATCTCCTTAAAGAAAATGGTGAATTCATTTCATGTGAGACATGCAGGTTGACTCTAGAGATATCAGTTGATGTGCAAGCTGGGGATCTGTTTTGGAATCAATTTGACAAAGATTTGCAAAAACATTCAACATGTAATTTGTCTCGTGCTTTATGCATGTACCGATCTGCCATGGAGAAATTGAATGACACCAGTTTGGAATTTTCTGCTGGGTCCTGTGGTAAACTTAATACGAGTTGCATTTTGGGCAACAAAGACTGTATTGCAGAAACCAAGCGTGGAGCTTGTAATCGTGGGAAAAAACCCTTAGCAGCCAAGGATGGAGTGTTACCTCCATGTACTCCTTGTTTGTTGTTCAGTCAAGCACCTATTGACCAGCACAATGAACTTGTGGGATTAAAATCTGAAAGGGAAAACATGAAGAATGCCGAAAGTGCCCCACCATTGGATGTTAACGTTAAGAAGACATCCAGAACTTCATCACGTTTAGCCAAAGAACAGAATGCGGCAGCTCATGCAAAGACTAGAACCACCCGATCCAGCAAGCGAACTGCACATGTGAAAAGTGAAAAAGATCTAGCTGAACTGAATAGTGAGAATGACATATCTGGGAGCTACAAATTGTCCACAGATGCTTTGGTCTGTGGGAAGCTAAGCTGCTCTCTTGATGGTGTTTACTGCAGCAGAGATGACATATGCAATATGTTTGGGTGTTGGAATTGCCTTTTTGTTAATTCACTCAATTCCGAGTCCATTGAGAATATATTGCAGTTCAGAAAAGACTGCATCCGCCGACGCCATCTTGTGTCTCTTCTGTTAAAAACAG CAAGAGCCTTGGGAGCTCAGGGTGGAAAGCATGGAGCTCATGAAGTTCATAGTATCTACTGGCAGTGTATATCATTGTTGTATTTCAGATCTCTTCCTCAAGGTTGTTATAGAACCTATGAGTCTCATTTAATTGGACTAATCATGAATGAAAATACTGGTGATTTTCTTTCTTTAGAGCGTGCGGAAATACTATGTAGTATGAGTTTCTTTTTGCTGAAGGGTTTCCTTTCAGAACAGTCAAG GGATAGTTGCTGCAGCTTCTCTAGTGTACAAACGGCTGATATCGTTTCTTGGTTGCTGAAAGCTTTTGTGTTATCTGGAGAGAGTCCTTCACTTCTTCAGGAG GTTTGCAGGCTACTCACATGCATATTCTTACTCTCAACGATAGATTCCACGGTTCAATTACCTTTGTATTCCAAGGGATCTCTCTCTTTGAATCATTGGGCTGCTTACTTTCATCAAGCTTCTGTTGGAACTCATCTCAATTGCCATTACCTTGCAAGCTTACAGGCATTGCCCAGAAAAACAGATTCGAAG GGTCTTGTTGGAGATTTCGCAGACAAGATAGATGAGGTCCCAAAGTTTCTAAG GTTTTCATCGGCAGACATGGAACATCTCGAAAAGCATGTATCAGAATTCTTCAATCAACTTCCTGATGTACCAATTGTGTGCATTAGTATGCTTGGAGGTGATTTTGTGAATGTTCTTGGGGAAGCACTTCTTCTCCCTTCCCTGTTTCCTGCTTGGATGTTGCTCTCAAGGTTTGATTCAACAAACAAGCCTACCACAATGCTTCTACCAGTGGATTCTATTTCAAAAG AAGCACATAATGAAGACTCTTCTATCAAAGAACTGGATAATCCAACTAGAGCTTCAGATAAGAATTGGAAGTGCCCTTGGAGCTGCACTATTATAGATTACGTGGCTCCAACTTTCAGAAAGCTACTTGAGGATAACTTTAGATCCCTCTCTGGTGCAATTGATATTCCAAAGGATGGACAAGCAAATACAGTAAGGTGGTGGTCGGATAGAATGAAGCTCAACAACGACCTTAATGAGATACTGGA AAGCATGGAAAAATTGTGGCTAGGACCCTGGAAATACCTTCTGCTGGGGCACCAATCAGCTGACCAACACAGTGAGGCAGTGCTGGAAAATCTAATCACTGGTCTAGAATCagaattcaaacttgaattaaaTCCAGCGCTCATCAAGGTCATCCTTGGTGGGGTTACATCAGTGGATGAACTGAAAGAATGTGTTTCTCAGCTTGTATCATATAAAGCTTACTTTGGCAGGGGAGGGTGTTGTGGAAGAGATAGACTTAGAGCCTTCTCTTGCCAGATTGATGCTGAAGCTCTGGTGTCCCTTGAGCATTTATGCAATGGTGTAGTGAATGAGCTGGCCGAGCCAGTTGAGAGAACTCCAGTGATTTTAGTTCTGGATACTGAGGTGCAG ATGCTTCCTTGGGAGAACTTGCCTGTGTTAAGGAATCAGGAAATGTACCGCATGCCGTCAGTGAGAAGCATCTTTCTAGCATTGACTAGAAGCACTGATCATCAGAAAGATGCCAGTGTCATAGACCCTCCTTTTCCTGTTATTGACCCTTTCAATGCATTCTATCTGTTGAATCCTGGTGGTGATTTGATCAGCACACAAGAGGAATTTGATCAGTTGTTTAGAAACTACGAGTGGAAG GGAAATGCTGGGGATGCTCCTACAGCTGAAGAGCTTGTCTTGGCCCTGAGGAATCATGATCTTTTTCTCTACTTTGGACATGGAAGTG GAAGCCAGTATGTCTCTGGAAAGGAAATTGAGAAGTTAGATAATTGTGCAGCTGCTCTCCTCATGGGTTGCAGTAGTGGGACACTTCATTGCAAAGGAGCGTATGCTCCTCAAGGGACCCCTTTGTCTTATTTATTTGCTGGTTCTCCGTCCGTCATTGCAAATCTCTGGGACGTCTCAGATAAAGATATAGATCGATTTAGTAAAGCACTGCTCAATTCATGGCTGCAAGAAAATGTCACGGCTGCCAAGAATTGCTCTAAATGTTGCCCTCTGACACAAGAATTTGAGTCCATGACCATCGCCGCGAAGGACAATGGTAGGTCAAGACGAAAAGGCTCACGATCTAGGAAGCAACAACAGACAGTAGAGATGGGCGGCAGTAGTAGCTGCTGTAACTGCGGGCACAGGCGAATAGCttcacatataagtgaagctagGCGTGCTTGCAGGCTTCCTCTTATGATCGGTGCATCTCCTGTTTGTTATGGTGTGCCTACTATCATCAGGAAGAAGTAA